A window of Clostridium novyi genomic DNA:
AGGATATTTTAAAGATGATTCTTATAAAAACCCTTTCTTTCAAAATTATCTTAAGGAAATACAAGAGCATAGGATTTCAAGAGCTAAAAAAATCTTAAGTAATTTATACAAATTTTTTAATATACAATTAGATTTTAATAAAATTCTTAAAGCTAATAAAGGTGTAATCGCAAGACCTCATATAGCAAAAGCTATAATACAAGCTGGTTACCCTTATGATTTTGATTTTATATTCGATAATATAATTGGAAATGATAGTCCAGCCTATGTACCTAATAAAGAAATCTCAATAAAAGAAGGACTTTCGGCTTTAAAATCAGCTAATGCAATTACATCACTTGCACATCCTACACTTATAAAAAAATCTCCTATAGAAGAAATCTTAAAATATGATTTTGATTGCATTGAAGCTATTTATCCTTTAAATAAATCAGGTGAAACAGAAAAATTTATTTACCTAGCAAAGAAATATAACAAGAATATTTCTGCTGGTTCGGATTATCATGGCTTAGAAAAGACAGACACTAAACATGGTTATATAGGAGATTCTATTTTAACCGGAACTAATCTTGAAAATTTTTTAAGGCTTTTGAATTTATAATTAGTAATGCACCATAACATATTATTCTTATAAAGGAGGTTATATTTAAATGAAATTCTCACATTTTAAAAATAATATATTTAACACTTCTACTAACGAAAAAGTAGTAGAAATTATTGCAAATAGAATATTAACTGGCAGTATTAATCCTAAAACTCATAGTCCTTTTTTATTAGAAGACATAGTTAATGAAAAATATCGTGAAGCCGTTGAGGATTACATAATTCTTAATAGTGGTGCAATTTAATTTATATAAAAAATAAAAGGCATATATCATGCCTTTTATTTATATTATGCTTCTTCTAAAAATGCACAATACGCTCTCATAGTTTCATATACATCAGCTTTAGATACTACTTCCCATGGCGCATGCATATTTTGTACAGCAACACCACAATCTATAACATTCATACCATATTCAGCAAGTATATATGCTATAGTTCCACCGCCGCCTTCATCAACTTTTCCAAGTTCTGCAGTTTGCCATGATATATTATGCTTTTCCATAATAGCTCTAATTTCACCCATATATTCTGCACTAGCATCATTTGAACCTGATTTTCCTCTTGCTCCTGTGTACTTATTAAACACTACACCTTTACCAAAATATGCACAATTTCTTTTTTCCATTACTGATGGATAATTAGGATCAAAGGCAGCACTTACATCAGATGATAACATTTTTGAATTTGTAAGAGTTCTTCTTAATTTTAATTCATTATACTCCCCAACAAGATTCATAACTTCTGCTACTGTGTTTTCAAAAAATCTTGATTGCATTCCTGTAGCTCCAACACTTCCAATTTCTTCTTTATCAACTAATAAAGCTACACAAGTTTTTTCAGGATGTTCAATATTTAGTAAAGCTTCAAAGGAAGTATATGCACATACTCTGTCATCATGACCATATGCCATAACCATACTTTTATCTAATCCATAATGTCTTGCACGTCCAGCAGGTACAACTTCTAATTCAGCTGATACAAAATCTTCTTCATCTATACCATATTTTTTATTTAATAATCTTAAAATATTTTGTTTTACTCTATTTTTAACATCCTTATCTTTAATTGGCATACTTCCAATTAATATATTTAAATCTTCTCCTTCTACACCTTTAGCTAATTTTTTGTCCATTTGACTTCCAGCTAAATGAATTAAAAGATCTGATATACCAACTACAGGATCATTTTCATCTTCTCCTATAACAACCTTAACTAATTCTCCATTTTTTTTAGCAATTACCCCATGAATTGAAAGAGGTAAAGTAACCCATTGATACTTTTTTATTCCTCCATAATAATGAGTATCCAATAAAGCTAAATCACTATCTTCATATAATGGATTTTGTTTCAAATCAAGTCTAGGTGAATCTACATGTGCACCTAATATAGTTAATCCTCTTTCAAAAGGTTTATTTCCTATTACAAACATAGCTAAAGTTTTCCCCATATTATTTGCATAAACCTTATCCCCTGGCTTCAATCTTCCATCTTCTTCTATTATACTTTGAATATTTTTATAGCCGTTATCTTCTGCTATTTTCACAAACTCATCTATACATTCTCTTTCTGTTTTACAATTTGACATAAATTGTATGTATCTTTCATTTAGTAAAAATACTTCTTTCAGTTCTTTTTCAGAATACTTATCCCAAGCATATTCATACTTTTTTTGTAATTCAGGTTTATCTTG
This region includes:
- a CDS encoding PHP domain-containing protein translates to MYKKGDFHLHTTASDGKLSPTELVTLAKENGFDIISITDHDNTFGLEEGISSGTKLGIKIIPGIELSTRYNGESIHVLGYFKDDSYKNPFFQNYLKEIQEHRISRAKKILSNLYKFFNIQLDFNKILKANKGVIARPHIAKAIIQAGYPYDFDFIFDNIIGNDSPAYVPNKEISIKEGLSALKSANAITSLAHPTLIKKSPIEEILKYDFDCIEAIYPLNKSGETEKFIYLAKKYNKNISAGSDYHGLEKTDTKHGYIGDSILTGTNLENFLRLLNL
- a CDS encoding aminopeptidase; its protein translation is MAQDKPELQKKYEYAWDKYSEKELKEVFLLNERYIQFMSNCKTERECIDEFVKIAEDNGYKNIQSIIEEDGRLKPGDKVYANNMGKTLAMFVIGNKPFERGLTILGAHVDSPRLDLKQNPLYEDSDLALLDTHYYGGIKKYQWVTLPLSIHGVIAKKNGELVKVVIGEDENDPVVGISDLLIHLAGSQMDKKLAKGVEGEDLNILIGSMPIKDKDVKNRVKQNILRLLNKKYGIDEEDFVSAELEVVPAGRARHYGLDKSMVMAYGHDDRVCAYTSFEALLNIEHPEKTCVALLVDKEEIGSVGATGMQSRFFENTVAEVMNLVGEYNELKLRRTLTNSKMLSSDVSAAFDPNYPSVMEKRNCAYFGKGVVFNKYTGARGKSGSNDASAEYMGEIRAIMEKHNISWQTAELGKVDEGGGGTIAYILAEYGMNVIDCGVAVQNMHAPWEVVSKADVYETMRAYCAFLEEA